From Chryseobacterium sp. IHB B 17019, one genomic window encodes:
- a CDS encoding sulfate/molybdate ABC transporter ATP-binding protein — protein sequence MLLEINNLFFSYSKEKPLFQNLTLRFEEGKIIALAGESGCGKSTLLSLIYGLLDWESGDIIFDGEKLMGPKGNLVPGEAKMKFVAQNFDLMPYATVAENVGKFISNINLAKKKETVAELLEVVGLEEFANTLPKNLSGGQQQRVAIARALSVLPKLLILDEPFSNLDFSRKIELRERLFRFVKQQNISLIISTHELQDIVPWLDQIIVLQDGRLIQNDNPEETFRSPYNSYVAKLFGEVNIFNENEISEFQIPRFSYYPHEIKISENGFEAEVLESRFAGNHYWNKVKTKGKELVVYTNEKIENKTIKFSFVG from the coding sequence ATGCTATTAGAAATAAACAATTTATTTTTTTCATATTCTAAAGAAAAACCCCTGTTTCAGAACCTTACCCTAAGGTTTGAGGAAGGTAAAATTATCGCTCTGGCCGGAGAAAGCGGATGCGGGAAATCAACATTGTTAAGTTTGATTTACGGGCTACTTGACTGGGAAAGCGGAGATATTATTTTCGATGGAGAAAAATTGATGGGTCCGAAAGGAAATCTTGTTCCCGGAGAAGCGAAAATGAAATTTGTAGCCCAGAATTTTGATCTGATGCCTTATGCAACCGTTGCCGAAAATGTGGGAAAATTTATTTCAAATATTAATTTAGCAAAGAAAAAAGAAACCGTTGCAGAACTTCTGGAAGTTGTTGGTCTCGAGGAATTTGCCAATACATTACCTAAAAATTTAAGTGGTGGACAGCAACAAAGAGTTGCCATCGCAAGGGCACTTTCTGTTCTTCCGAAGCTTTTGATTCTTGACGAACCTTTCAGTAATCTGGATTTTTCGAGGAAGATTGAACTTCGCGAAAGGTTATTCCGATTTGTAAAGCAGCAGAATATTTCTTTGATTATTTCAACGCATGAGCTTCAGGATATTGTCCCGTGGCTGGATCAGATTATTGTTCTCCAGGACGGAAGATTAATTCAAAATGACAATCCTGAGGAGACTTTCAGAAGTCCGTATAATTCTTATGTAGCCAAGCTTTTTGGAGAAGTAAATATTTTTAATGAAAATGAAATTTCTGAATTTCAAATACCAAGGTTTTCGTATTATCCGCATGAAATTAAAATTTCAGAAAATGGCTTTGAAGCCGAGGTTCTGGAAAGCAGATTTGCTGGAAATCATTACTGGAATAAGGTGAAAACGAAAGGTAAGGAATTGGTTGTTTATACGAATGAGAAAATTGAAAATAAGACAATTAAATTTTCTTTTGTTGGCTAA
- a CDS encoding 2Fe-2S iron-sulfur cluster-binding protein → MSDINIKITDREGVTHDVVAPTDMSMNLMEIIRSYELAEEGTIGVCGGMAMCASCQVYVISDPGLEPMGDEEDAMLAEAFHVKENSRLGCQLHMAMDMEGLEVEIAPYP, encoded by the coding sequence ATGTCAGATATCAATATAAAAATCACCGACAGAGAAGGTGTAACTCACGATGTAGTAGCTCCTACGGATATGTCCATGAATTTGATGGAAATCATCCGTTCGTATGAATTGGCAGAAGAAGGAACGATCGGGGTTTGTGGAGGAATGGCGATGTGCGCTTCTTGTCAGGTTTACGTAATCAGCGATCCCGGACTTGAGCCAATGGGCGATGAGGAAGATGCAATGCTCGCCGAAGCTTTCCATGTAAAGGAAAACAGCAGATTGGGTTGCCAGCTGCATATGGCAATGGATATGGAAGGGTTGGAAGTGGAGATTGCTCCTTATCCTTAA
- a CDS encoding TIGR00730 family Rossman fold protein: MKSITVFCGSSFGSDTVFEEQATLLGQTLAKQNIQLVYGGSNTGLMKAVADGALNAGGKVTGVLPHFLQSKEIAHKNLTELILVETMHQRKTKMNELCDGVIVLPGGYGTLEEFFEMITWAQLGLHKKPIGILNIDGFYDDLIKLVQTMVDKGFLKQINRDMLLMSDNIDELLEKMRNYQAPTVGKWISKEEV; this comes from the coding sequence ATGAAAAGCATCACTGTATTTTGCGGTTCAAGTTTCGGTTCTGATACTGTTTTTGAAGAGCAGGCAACTTTGCTTGGACAAACTTTAGCAAAACAAAATATACAATTGGTCTACGGAGGATCAAATACCGGTTTAATGAAAGCCGTGGCAGATGGAGCCCTGAACGCAGGCGGAAAAGTTACCGGCGTTTTACCCCACTTTTTACAATCCAAAGAAATTGCTCATAAAAACCTGACTGAATTGATTTTAGTCGAAACCATGCACCAAAGAAAAACCAAAATGAATGAATTGTGCGACGGTGTAATCGTTCTTCCGGGAGGTTACGGAACCTTGGAAGAATTCTTTGAAATGATAACTTGGGCACAGCTTGGACTTCACAAAAAACCTATAGGCATTTTGAATATTGACGGATTTTATGATGATTTGATTAAGCTTGTTCAAACAATGGTAGATAAAGGTTTTTTAAAGCAAATTAATCGTGATATGTTATTGATGAGTGATAATATTGATGAGTTACTGGAGAAAATGAGAAATTATCAGGCTCCAACGGTTGGGAAATGGATTTCGAAGGAGGAAGTTTAG
- a CDS encoding aminoacyl-histidine dipeptidase produces the protein MELSNIEPQIIWKNFSKLNAVPRPSKKEEKVIAFIKEFGENLGLETKVDEVGNVIIKKPATAGMENRKSVVLQSHLDMVCQKNSDTNFDFETEGIKMEIDGDWVRAKGTTLGADNGLGVATIMSILESSDIPHPALEALFTIDEETGMTGALGLKPGQLTGDILLNLDTEEDDEIDIGCAGGIDVTITQTYATEAAKGQIVRIEVKGLQGGHSGMDIHKGFGNANVILGRLLYKGLEKENIQLISIDGGGLRNAIPREAVATVSVRNAQEFIDEITTGLKKEILEEFATLEPNIHINIENSTSSEKAISETDSKKIILTLKSLHNGVYRMSPDVKDLVESSNNVARVELKGGELKILNLSRSSVESSKFSVAEQLKSVAELAGMNTVFSGSYPGWKPKPGSEIVQLMEKIYTEKFGEKPHVVACHAGLECGIIGANYPEMEMVSFGPTIRGAHSPDEKANIPSAQKFWNFTKEILANIPQK, from the coding sequence ATGGAGCTATCTAATATAGAACCGCAGATAATATGGAAAAATTTCTCCAAATTAAATGCCGTTCCAAGACCATCAAAAAAAGAAGAAAAAGTAATTGCCTTTATCAAAGAATTCGGTGAAAACTTAGGATTGGAAACTAAGGTTGATGAAGTAGGAAACGTTATTATTAAAAAACCTGCCACTGCAGGAATGGAAAACCGAAAATCCGTTGTTTTACAGTCGCATCTGGACATGGTATGCCAGAAAAACAGCGATACAAACTTCGATTTTGAAACAGAAGGCATCAAAATGGAAATAGACGGGGATTGGGTAAGGGCAAAAGGCACTACATTGGGAGCCGATAATGGCTTGGGAGTTGCCACAATCATGTCAATCCTGGAAAGTTCAGACATTCCGCATCCGGCATTGGAAGCATTGTTCACAATTGATGAAGAAACCGGGATGACAGGAGCTTTAGGCCTGAAACCGGGACAATTAACAGGAGATATTTTATTAAATCTTGATACAGAGGAAGATGATGAGATTGATATAGGCTGCGCCGGTGGAATTGATGTAACGATTACTCAGACTTATGCTACAGAAGCCGCCAAAGGGCAAATTGTAAGAATTGAAGTGAAAGGATTACAGGGTGGACATTCCGGGATGGATATTCACAAAGGTTTCGGCAATGCCAACGTAATTTTAGGAAGGCTGCTTTACAAAGGACTGGAAAAAGAAAATATTCAATTGATTTCAATTGACGGTGGAGGATTGAGAAATGCCATCCCAAGAGAAGCTGTAGCAACTGTTTCTGTGAGAAATGCACAGGAATTCATTGATGAAATAACAACGGGTCTTAAAAAAGAAATTCTTGAAGAGTTCGCTACTCTCGAGCCTAATATTCATATCAATATTGAAAACTCAACATCTTCTGAGAAAGCAATTTCTGAAACGGATTCAAAGAAAATTATTCTGACGTTAAAATCCCTTCACAACGGGGTTTACAGAATGAGCCCGGATGTAAAAGATTTGGTAGAATCTTCAAACAACGTGGCAAGGGTTGAATTAAAAGGCGGAGAATTGAAAATTTTAAACCTTTCCAGATCATCAGTAGAATCATCTAAATTTTCTGTAGCAGAACAATTAAAATCTGTTGCAGAATTAGCAGGAATGAACACCGTATTCAGTGGTTCTTATCCGGGTTGGAAGCCGAAACCAGGCTCTGAAATCGTTCAGCTGATGGAAAAGATTTATACTGAAAAATTTGGAGAAAAACCGCATGTTGTTGCCTGTCACGCCGGTTTGGAATGCGGAATCATCGGAGCCAATTATCCTGAAATGGAAATGGTAAGCTTCGGGCCAACCATTCGTGGTGCCCACTCTCCAGATGAGAAGGCAAACATCCCTTCAGCACAGAAATTCTGGAATTTTACTAAGGAGATTTTAGCGAATATTCCTCAGAAATAA
- a CDS encoding YceI family protein, whose translation MKRRLFSLVIPALFATAVVISCKKDKPLSSESNEVTTTKDGAQFVVDTLNSRVEWKGYKIFKSENTSHFGTIKFESGDVTIKDGRLESGKFVADMNSLTSVDLQNDADQLGKLNGHLKSGDFFETGKFPTASYEITKVTPSAEGDYNTVLDGNLTIKGITKPVSFKANVSVKEGEVSIATEPKDIKREEFGVKFQAPAANGVIKDEVTLQINVKALEKK comes from the coding sequence ATGAAGAGAAGGCTGTTTTCCTTAGTTATTCCTGCACTTTTTGCAACTGCTGTAGTGATTTCTTGTAAAAAAGACAAGCCACTTTCCAGCGAAAGCAATGAGGTGACAACAACTAAAGACGGAGCTCAGTTTGTGGTGGACACTTTAAACAGCAGAGTGGAATGGAAAGGATATAAAATTTTTAAATCTGAAAATACCAGCCATTTCGGAACTATCAAGTTTGAAAGCGGCGATGTAACGATAAAAGACGGGAGACTGGAAAGCGGAAAATTTGTTGCGGATATGAATTCTTTAACATCGGTTGATTTACAAAATGATGCCGACCAATTGGGAAAACTGAACGGACATCTGAAAAGCGGAGATTTTTTTGAAACAGGAAAATTCCCTACCGCTTCTTATGAAATTACAAAAGTGACTCCATCTGCAGAGGGTGATTACAACACGGTTTTGGATGGTAATCTTACTATTAAAGGAATTACAAAACCGGTTTCTTTCAAAGCAAACGTCTCCGTGAAAGAAGGAGAAGTAAGCATTGCAACAGAACCGAAAGATATTAAAAGAGAAGAGTTTGGTGTGAAATTCCAGGCCCCAGCGGCAAACGGTGTGATTAAAGATGAGGTGACTCTTCAGATCAACGTAAAAGCTCTTGAAAAGAAATAG
- a CDS encoding DUF5916 domain-containing protein, with protein sequence MMIFLYDMLFSEPTVNNFSIKLTYFLDYNRVKYGTKKKAAKKLIVKF encoded by the coding sequence ATGATGATTTTTTTGTATGACATGCTTTTCAGTGAGCCTACTGTGAATAATTTTTCTATAAAGCTGACTTACTTTTTAGACTACAACAGGGTGAAGTACGGGACAAAGAAAAAAGCTGCAAAAAAGTTGATTGTTAAGTTTTAA
- a CDS encoding NAD(P)/FAD-dependent oxidoreductase has protein sequence MITTDILIIGAGPTGLFAVFEAGLLKMKCHIIDALPQPGGQLAELYPKKPIFDIPGYPSVNAGELIDNLMEQIKQFQPGFTLGETAVSYTKVDDEWFEVVTNKGTVHRAKAIAIAGGLGTFEPRKPTIENIAEYEEKGLEYFVKEPEHFRNKKVVIAGGGDSALDWSIFLSNVASEVTLIHRRNEFRGALDSVEKVQDLKNQGKIKLITPAEVTAIKGEGKVEAITVEVDGQEPHDIETDYFIPLFGLTPKLGEIAQWGLNIEKNAIVVNNALDYQTNIEGIYAIGDINTYPGKLKLILCGFHEATLMCQSVYNRLNPGKKFVLKYTTVSGVDGFDGSRKEAEKAVVKKID, from the coding sequence ATGATAACTACCGATATATTGATCATAGGAGCGGGACCTACGGGACTTTTTGCAGTTTTTGAAGCGGGTTTATTAAAAATGAAGTGCCATATCATTGATGCACTTCCTCAGCCGGGAGGACAATTGGCAGAGCTTTATCCTAAAAAACCTATTTTCGATATTCCGGGTTATCCGTCGGTAAATGCAGGGGAGCTGATCGATAATTTAATGGAGCAGATCAAGCAGTTCCAACCTGGTTTTACATTGGGTGAAACAGCTGTTTCTTATACCAAAGTGGATGATGAATGGTTTGAAGTGGTTACCAATAAAGGAACTGTTCACAGAGCTAAAGCAATTGCCATTGCAGGTGGTCTGGGAACTTTTGAACCGAGAAAACCAACCATTGAAAATATTGCTGAGTATGAAGAAAAAGGCCTTGAATATTTTGTAAAAGAGCCTGAGCATTTCAGAAATAAAAAAGTAGTGATTGCCGGTGGTGGAGATTCTGCGCTTGACTGGAGTATTTTCTTGTCTAATGTCGCCAGTGAGGTAACTTTGATTCACAGAAGAAATGAGTTTCGTGGAGCTTTAGATTCTGTAGAAAAGGTTCAGGATCTGAAAAACCAGGGTAAAATTAAATTAATTACGCCGGCTGAAGTTACAGCGATCAAAGGTGAAGGTAAAGTTGAAGCCATCACTGTAGAAGTTGACGGTCAGGAGCCGCATGATATTGAAACTGATTACTTTATTCCTTTATTCGGGTTGACTCCAAAATTGGGGGAAATTGCTCAATGGGGATTGAATATTGAGAAAAATGCAATCGTTGTAAACAATGCTTTGGATTATCAGACGAACATCGAAGGTATCTATGCAATTGGAGATATCAATACTTATCCTGGAAAATTGAAGCTGATTCTTTGTGGTTTCCATGAAGCTACTTTGATGTGCCAGAGCGTTTATAACAGATTAAATCCGGGTAAAAAATTCGTATTAAAATACACAACGGTAAGTGGTGTAGACGGATTCGATGGAAGCAGAAAAGAGGCGGAGAAAGCTGTTGTGAAAAAAATTGACTAA
- the pheS gene encoding phenylalanine--tRNA ligase subunit alpha, which yields MIEKIEELLVEVNSFNATSKEEIENFRIKYNGKKGILNDFFEKFKEVPNDQKKDFGQKINTLKQAVNVKLEDLKNASESSIVIEKEDLTRPAFPLDLGSRHPINLVKNRIIEIFKSIGFAVADGPEIEDDWHNFTALNLPEYHPARDMQDTFFIEQNPDILLRTHTSSVQIRYMEENQPPIRILSPGRVFRNEAVSSRSHCIFHQIEGLYIDENVSFADLKQTIQFFTTELFGKSKIRLRPSYFPFTEPSAEIDVYWGLNSETDYRITKGTGWLEIMGCGMVDPAVLKNVNIDSEKYSGYAFGMGIERIVMLLYQMSDIRMFFENDIRTLEQFKTL from the coding sequence ATGATAGAAAAGATAGAAGAATTACTCGTCGAGGTAAACAGCTTCAATGCTACATCTAAAGAAGAGATTGAAAACTTCCGAATCAAGTACAATGGTAAGAAAGGAATTCTGAACGATTTTTTTGAAAAATTTAAAGAGGTTCCCAATGACCAGAAGAAAGATTTCGGACAGAAGATCAATACTCTGAAGCAGGCTGTAAACGTAAAGCTGGAGGATTTGAAAAATGCTTCGGAATCTTCTATTGTTATAGAAAAAGAAGATCTTACGAGACCTGCTTTTCCATTGGATCTGGGTTCGAGACATCCTATTAATCTAGTAAAAAACAGGATCATCGAAATTTTTAAATCTATCGGGTTCGCTGTAGCAGATGGGCCGGAAATCGAGGACGACTGGCATAATTTTACCGCCCTTAATCTTCCCGAATATCATCCTGCAAGAGATATGCAGGATACATTCTTCATTGAGCAAAATCCGGATATCTTGTTGAGAACGCATACTTCCTCTGTACAAATCCGTTATATGGAAGAAAATCAGCCACCGATCAGGATTTTATCTCCGGGAAGGGTGTTCAGAAATGAAGCGGTTTCTTCACGTTCGCACTGTATTTTCCATCAGATTGAAGGATTATATATTGATGAAAATGTGAGCTTTGCTGATTTAAAACAAACCATTCAGTTTTTTACCACTGAGCTTTTCGGAAAGTCTAAAATCAGATTGAGACCTTCTTATTTCCCTTTCACGGAACCAAGTGCCGAGATCGACGTATATTGGGGACTGAATTCTGAAACTGATTACAGAATCACAAAAGGAACAGGCTGGCTGGAAATCATGGGATGCGGAATGGTAGATCCTGCCGTTTTGAAAAACGTCAATATTGATTCCGAGAAATATTCTGGATATGCATTCGGAATGGGAATCGAAAGAATCGTAATGCTTCTTTACCAAATGAGTGATATCAGAATGTTCTTCGAAAATGATATAAGAACTTTAGAACAGTTTAAAACTTTATAA
- a CDS encoding GLPGLI family protein, protein MMHQKTLLSFFIFLFCLSFAQTYEVQYISSYNGKVLTEQSPTLVWTNEKENFILNNKIKEQKAEFPFEITKIEKPSNTVISYAFLKSNEIISTSDAESISKQSFELTNETKKILGYNCKKAVTKINSNTIEVWYTNELKIQGGPSTIGQDLGFVLEIERNKNSVITASYIKKVKKTDIENLLKGSINSTDQLGYRDLLWKSRFTTLKVFENETINFSDESKSDENVKRFANGTIILKKIKFPKISEGENIFVELKQHSNGDAYDRTGTAFFVPQDKSQSFFDGLEKGAKTLPIYENGNGKQYFGIATSENYSPAIEMMRFFTAFGINKFNHIQLKDKNWQSISPFREDITELKPSLSEKELWVGTFIGNYDKGGHKVSLEITIHKSDQNIYKNNTVIPLFNTLNIMEMAGQDYSTMFNNDKGLMVEFTLKKDLKNAQLRYTTTGHGGWENGDEFVPKANSIFLDGKMAFSFVPWRSDCGSYRLYNPASGNFPDGLSSSDLSRSNWCPGTVTNPNFIPLGDLKAGKHTIQVKIPQGPTEGTSFSSWNVSGVLLGSE, encoded by the coding sequence ATGATGCATCAAAAAACTTTATTAAGCTTTTTTATCTTTTTATTTTGTCTTTCGTTTGCACAAACTTATGAAGTTCAGTACATCAGTTCATACAACGGAAAAGTTTTGACTGAGCAATCACCTACTTTAGTCTGGACAAATGAAAAGGAAAATTTTATCCTGAATAATAAAATAAAAGAACAAAAGGCAGAGTTTCCATTTGAAATAACGAAAATTGAAAAACCATCAAACACGGTAATTTCTTATGCATTTTTGAAATCAAACGAAATAATTTCAACCTCAGATGCAGAATCTATTAGCAAACAAAGTTTTGAACTTACCAATGAAACCAAAAAGATATTAGGCTATAACTGTAAAAAAGCAGTTACCAAAATCAATTCCAACACTATTGAAGTTTGGTATACAAATGAATTAAAAATACAGGGAGGCCCTTCAACAATTGGGCAAGATCTCGGTTTCGTTTTGGAAATTGAGAGAAATAAAAACTCGGTAATTACAGCTAGCTACATCAAAAAAGTAAAGAAAACCGATATTGAAAACCTTCTTAAAGGTTCTATTAATTCTACGGATCAGCTGGGTTACAGAGATCTTCTTTGGAAAAGCAGATTTACAACTTTGAAAGTTTTTGAAAATGAAACAATCAACTTTTCCGATGAATCAAAATCTGATGAAAATGTAAAAAGATTCGCCAACGGAACTATTATCCTGAAAAAAATTAAGTTTCCAAAAATATCGGAAGGCGAAAATATTTTCGTTGAATTGAAACAACATTCAAACGGTGACGCTTATGACAGAACAGGAACTGCTTTCTTTGTCCCACAAGATAAGTCACAATCTTTCTTCGACGGGCTGGAAAAAGGTGCCAAAACACTTCCAATCTATGAAAACGGAAACGGAAAACAATATTTTGGAATCGCAACATCCGAAAATTACAGCCCAGCCATTGAAATGATGCGTTTTTTCACGGCTTTCGGGATTAATAAATTTAATCATATTCAATTAAAAGATAAAAACTGGCAAAGCATTAGTCCGTTCCGTGAAGACATTACAGAACTGAAACCTTCCCTTTCTGAGAAAGAATTATGGGTTGGTACATTTATTGGTAACTACGACAAAGGCGGTCACAAAGTGAGTCTGGAGATTACGATTCACAAAAGTGACCAGAATATTTATAAAAACAACACGGTGATTCCTTTATTTAACACATTGAATATCATGGAAATGGCCGGACAGGACTATTCCACAATGTTCAATAATGACAAAGGATTGATGGTAGAATTTACCTTGAAAAAAGATTTGAAAAACGCACAGCTGAGATATACCACAACAGGCCATGGCGGCTGGGAAAACGGCGATGAGTTCGTTCCTAAAGCCAATTCTATTTTCCTTGACGGGAAGATGGCTTTTTCATTTGTACCGTGGAGATCAGATTGTGGCTCGTACCGCCTTTACAATCCCGCTTCAGGAAACTTTCCGGACGGGCTTTCCTCCTCAGATTTAAGCAGATCAAACTGGTGTCCGGGAACGGTTACCAATCCTAACTTTATTCCGCTTGGAGATTTAAAAGCCGGAAAACATACGATTCAGGTGAAGATTCCACAAGGCCCTACAGAAGGCACAAGTTTCAGTTCTTGGAATGTTTCGGGAGTTCTATTAGGATCAGAATAA
- a CDS encoding DUF3108 domain-containing protein yields MKKIFNFLAIFIFFLGFGQIDNIADGESITFRIHYGFLNAGTATLTTQKTNYRGIPHLYAKGTGATTGAVKAFFKVEDLYESFINVNTGLPSFYVRNVKEGSYSQHFETVFNHDNNTLILTDKKTPANGSKVIKSVKGVQDMLSCFYYLRSKSPNELKVGTVLNMNVWIDDEMFPFQLKVIGTENLKTKFGTINCLKIIPSVKSGRVFKEKEGVTMWVSNDANHVPMLLKAELAVGSLKASIDDFKNVKYPLKFSK; encoded by the coding sequence ATGAAGAAAATTTTCAATTTTTTAGCAATATTTATATTCTTTCTGGGCTTTGGCCAAATTGATAATATTGCAGACGGCGAATCCATTACTTTCAGGATCCACTACGGGTTTCTGAATGCCGGAACAGCCACTTTGACCACTCAAAAAACCAATTACAGAGGCATTCCTCATTTATATGCAAAAGGTACAGGCGCAACAACAGGGGCTGTAAAAGCCTTTTTCAAAGTTGAAGATTTGTATGAAAGTTTCATTAATGTAAATACCGGTCTTCCAAGTTTTTATGTAAGAAATGTAAAAGAAGGAAGCTATTCCCAACATTTTGAAACGGTTTTCAATCACGATAATAATACTCTGATTTTAACGGATAAAAAAACTCCGGCCAACGGATCTAAAGTTATTAAATCTGTAAAAGGTGTTCAGGATATGCTTTCCTGTTTCTATTATTTAAGAAGTAAAAGCCCAAATGAACTGAAAGTAGGAACTGTACTCAACATGAATGTATGGATCGATGATGAGATGTTTCCTTTTCAGCTAAAGGTTATCGGAACAGAAAATCTTAAAACAAAATTCGGGACCATTAATTGCCTGAAAATTATACCGTCCGTAAAAAGCGGCAGGGTTTTTAAAGAAAAAGAAGGTGTTACCATGTGGGTTTCCAATGATGCAAACCACGTCCCAATGCTGTTGAAGGCCGAATTGGCGGTGGGTTCATTAAAAGCAAGTATTGATGATTTTAAGAATGTAAAATATCCTTTAAAATTCTCAAAATAA
- a CDS encoding zinc ribbon domain-containing protein YjdM, translated as MSDPILCPKCGSEFTYPSDNMTVCSQCFYEWNPEEETSDASNSGKILDSNGNELKDGDSVVVIKDLPVKGAPKPVKAGTKVKNIRLRPDSDHNIDCKIDGFGSMALKSEFVKKA; from the coding sequence ATGAGTGATCCTATACTTTGTCCGAAATGTGGTTCTGAATTTACTTATCCGAGCGATAATATGACGGTTTGTTCCCAATGTTTCTATGAGTGGAATCCAGAAGAAGAAACTTCCGATGCTTCAAATTCGGGGAAAATTTTAGATTCAAATGGAAATGAGCTGAAGGATGGAGATTCTGTTGTTGTTATTAAGGATTTACCGGTAAAAGGTGCTCCGAAACCTGTAAAAGCCGGAACTAAAGTGAAAAATATTCGTTTAAGACCAGACAGCGATCATAATATTGATTGTAAAATAGATGGTTTCGGGTCAATGGCTTTGAAGTCGGAATTTGTGAAAAAGGCATAA
- a CDS encoding RsmB/NOP family class I SAM-dependent RNA methyltransferase produces the protein MELIHRNLAIGIHDALQETFFEKNKYADKVIERLLKANKKWGSQDRAVVSEIFYNIIRWKKRLEYYMGEGVKPNNIYKLIIAYLLWSKTNYKKFEEFDGIKIADILTKLKKNTVPTKAIEHSIPEWLAETLEKELGPKWEKEIHALNEQAPTVLRANSLRTTPRELISDLADENVVSYPVKNYPDAVQLEEKKNVFLTTAFKEGLFEVQDASSQKIGYFLDVKEGQRVVDACAGAGGKTLHLAALMGNKGQIIALDIYEWKLAELKRRAKRAGAHNIETRMISDNKVIKRLHDKADRLLIDAPCSGLGVLKRNPDSKWKIDQDFIDRIKKEQQQILQDYSKMLKVGGKMVYATCSILPSENNEQVAEFIKNNPNFKMVKDEKVMPSEGYDGFYMALIERIS, from the coding sequence ATGGAACTTATTCACAGAAACTTAGCGATCGGAATTCACGATGCTTTACAGGAAACATTTTTCGAGAAAAATAAATATGCTGATAAAGTAATCGAAAGACTTTTAAAAGCGAACAAAAAATGGGGAAGCCAGGACAGAGCCGTTGTTTCTGAGATTTTCTATAATATCATCCGATGGAAAAAACGCCTGGAATACTACATGGGAGAAGGGGTGAAACCCAACAATATTTATAAGCTAATCATTGCTTATCTGCTTTGGAGTAAAACAAATTATAAAAAGTTTGAGGAATTTGACGGAATAAAAATCGCCGATATCCTTACAAAGCTTAAAAAAAATACAGTTCCCACCAAAGCCATAGAACACTCAATTCCGGAATGGCTGGCTGAAACATTAGAAAAAGAATTAGGTCCGAAATGGGAAAAGGAAATACACGCCCTGAACGAACAGGCACCAACAGTTCTGCGAGCAAACTCTTTAAGAACCACACCAAGAGAACTTATTTCTGATCTTGCCGATGAAAATGTTGTTTCCTACCCTGTCAAAAATTATCCTGATGCAGTACAACTGGAAGAAAAAAAGAATGTTTTTCTTACAACTGCCTTTAAAGAAGGATTATTTGAAGTTCAAGATGCTTCTTCGCAAAAAATCGGGTATTTCCTGGATGTAAAAGAAGGTCAGCGAGTGGTTGATGCCTGCGCAGGAGCGGGTGGAAAAACGCTTCATTTGGCTGCTTTAATGGGAAATAAAGGACAAATCATTGCCTTGGATATTTACGAATGGAAGCTGGCAGAACTAAAACGTCGTGCCAAAAGAGCCGGAGCCCACAACATCGAAACCCGCATGATTTCTGATAATAAAGTGATTAAAAGACTTCATGATAAAGCAGACAGATTATTGATTGATGCACCTTGTTCAGGTCTTGGGGTTTTAAAAAGAAATCCGGACAGTAAATGGAAAATTGATCAGGATTTTATCGACAGGATCAAAAAAGAGCAACAGCAGATTCTTCAGGATTACTCCAAAATGCTCAAAGTAGGAGGAAAAATGGTATATGCAACATGTTCTATCCTTCCTTCAGAAAATAATGAGCAGGTGGCAGAATTCATCAAGAATAATCCTAATTTCAAAATGGTCAAGGATGAAAAAGTAATGCCTAGCGAAGGTTATGATGGATTTTACATGGCTTTAATTGAAAGAATTTCTTAA